Proteins encoded by one window of Candidatus Nezhaarchaeota archaeon:
- a CDS encoding HAD hydrolase-like protein, translated as MKVLVSDFDGTLAQVPINWLEVKVKLSNVLGYEVTSIFEALRSTRARDEELYAKISRLIEEYEVNAANKAEEMRGARELLKLFKSKGVKIAIVTLQSKRGLNILLEACGLKPYIDVYVTRDEELYRAEQIRIALRKLGAEIGRDLVVFMGDRPTDLEAGRSLGIPTIIIGSTVPTPLDAISLIARELKLDEGP; from the coding sequence ATGAAGGTCTTAGTTTCAGATTTTGATGGGACGCTAGCACAAGTTCCAATTAATTGGCTCGAGGTAAAGGTGAAGCTGTCTAATGTGCTAGGTTATGAGGTTACATCCATCTTTGAGGCGTTAAGGTCAACAAGGGCTAGGGATGAGGAGCTCTATGCTAAGATAAGCAGGTTGATAGAGGAGTACGAGGTCAATGCAGCAAATAAAGCTGAAGAGATGAGGGGGGCTAGAGAACTATTGAAATTATTCAAGTCTAAGGGGGTTAAGATAGCCATAGTAACTCTTCAAAGCAAGAGGGGCTTAAACATACTTTTAGAAGCTTGCGGTCTAAAGCCCTACATTGATGTCTACGTAACTAGAGACGAGGAGCTCTATAGAGCTGAACAAATAAGGATTGCGCTTAGAAAACTTGGAGCTGAAATAGGTCGAGACCTTGTGGTCTTCATGGGGGATAGACCCACAGATCTTGAGGCTGGCAGGAGCTTAGGAATACCAACGATAATAATTGGCTCCACGGTGCCAACCCCTCTTGATGCTATAAGCTTAATAGCTAGAGAGTTAAAGCTTGATGAAGGTCCTTGA
- a CDS encoding M42 family metallopeptidase: protein MSSLLNILRRLSEAHGPPGLEDEVAEIITNELKGHVDEIVRDPLGNIVARKGSGNKTLMIAAHMDEIALIVKSITDKGFIKFAKLGGMWDQLITGQHVVIHGSKGRVRGIIGSKAVHVMKEDERKQLLTYEKMFVDVGAKSLEEVKEMGIEIGNFITIDKKLIELANDLVAGKAFDDRAGCAALIQAIKEARPKCKVYAAFTTQEEVGLRGATVAGYSIKPTVAIAVDTTIAGDHPGMEPHEAPTKVNGGPVIVAADGRRDSLGGGLILNPKVKHWIISVAEELKIPYQLEVFEGGTTDATAIQLSREGVPSGVIAFPTRYVHTFQEVLSLKDLERVVMLLKGLMESEMPF, encoded by the coding sequence ATGAGTAGCCTTCTAAACATTTTGAGAAGGCTGTCAGAGGCTCATGGTCCCCCAGGTCTTGAGGATGAGGTGGCTGAGATCATAACGAATGAGCTCAAAGGCCATGTCGATGAGATAGTTAGGGACCCGCTAGGAAACATAGTTGCTCGTAAAGGCTCTGGGAACAAGACGTTGATGATAGCCGCTCACATGGATGAAATAGCACTAATTGTTAAGAGCATCACGGATAAAGGCTTCATAAAGTTCGCTAAGCTTGGAGGAATGTGGGACCAGCTCATCACAGGACAGCATGTCGTGATCCACGGGAGTAAGGGTAGGGTCAGGGGGATCATTGGCAGCAAAGCCGTGCACGTAATGAAGGAGGATGAGAGGAAGCAGCTATTGACTTATGAAAAGATGTTTGTTGATGTTGGGGCTAAGAGCCTTGAGGAAGTTAAGGAGATGGGTATAGAGATTGGCAACTTCATAACAATAGACAAGAAGCTTATTGAGCTAGCTAATGACCTTGTTGCTGGTAAAGCATTTGATGACAGAGCTGGTTGTGCTGCACTAATTCAAGCAATTAAGGAGGCTAGGCCCAAGTGCAAGGTTTACGCTGCCTTCACGACACAAGAGGAGGTGGGGCTAAGAGGAGCTACTGTTGCTGGCTACTCCATTAAGCCGACAGTCGCCATAGCTGTGGACACAACTATAGCTGGCGACCATCCAGGCATGGAGCCACATGAAGCTCCTACCAAGGTTAATGGTGGGCCAGTAATAGTCGCCGCAGATGGAAGGAGGGATTCGCTTGGTGGAGGACTCATCTTAAACCCCAAGGTTAAACACTGGATAATAAGTGTTGCCGAGGAACTGAAAATACCATATCAACTTGAGGTCTTCGAAGGAGGTACAACAGATGCAACAGCCATACAGTTATCAAGGGAAGGGGTTCCAAGTGGCGTCATAGCCTTCCCAACGAGATACGTTCACACATTTCAAGAGGTTCTAAGTCTAAAGGACTTAGAGAGAGTAGTGATGCTGCTTAAAGGCCTCATGGAGAGTGAAATGCCTTTTTAA
- a CDS encoding CooT family nickel-binding protein has protein sequence MISMCEFKVYTRVEGKLEEVARGVVKAMMEGKSIKLITILGEVKKIDGVIIESVDVPNERMVLVKL, from the coding sequence ATGATTAGTATGTGCGAGTTTAAAGTCTACACGAGGGTGGAGGGCAAACTTGAAGAGGTGGCTAGAGGAGTTGTTAAGGCGATGATGGAGGGTAAGAGCATAAAGTTGATAACGATCCTGGGCGAAGTCAAGAAGATCGATGGCGTCATCATAGAGTCGGTTGACGTTCCAAATGAGAGAATGGTGTTAGTTAAGCTCTAG
- a CDS encoding DUF115 domain-containing protein, with translation MDWSLWEPWYLWIAGALNISTSMDYKAAEILNLILKSKVSSASLIEEETRGRPVIVVGAGPSIERSVDLVLKGLNAVVYAADGSCSKLLEVGVAPHVVVTDLDGNINDIYECWRRGSYVVIHAHGDNIPAVSEHAPKFNARIIGTTQVKPIGCLHNFGGFTDGDRAVFMALELGCKSIIMIGMDLSSKVGKYSKPWLKRDEEAWSTKRAKFTIARKLLSWASRLYSRRVIRVIVDGYDHGQPIDDVIDVNLREIKEQLSSLTC, from the coding sequence GTGGACTGGAGCCTGTGGGAGCCATGGTACCTATGGATTGCAGGGGCACTAAACATAAGCACATCCATGGACTATAAAGCTGCAGAAATCTTGAACTTAATACTTAAGAGTAAAGTTAGTAGCGCATCCTTAATTGAGGAGGAGACAAGAGGTAGGCCAGTGATAGTCGTTGGTGCTGGCCCCTCAATCGAGAGGAGTGTAGATCTCGTCTTGAAGGGACTAAACGCCGTAGTGTATGCTGCTGATGGATCTTGCAGTAAGCTACTTGAGGTTGGGGTGGCCCCTCACGTTGTAGTAACAGACCTAGATGGTAACATTAACGACATATATGAGTGCTGGCGTAGAGGATCCTATGTAGTTATCCACGCTCATGGAGATAACATTCCGGCAGTCAGCGAGCATGCGCCGAAGTTCAATGCGAGAATCATAGGTACGACTCAAGTTAAGCCCATTGGGTGCCTCCACAACTTTGGAGGCTTCACTGATGGTGATAGAGCTGTATTTATGGCTTTAGAGCTTGGTTGCAAGTCTATCATTATGATAGGCATGGATCTCTCAAGCAAAGTTGGTAAATACTCAAAGCCTTGGCTTAAGAGGGACGAGGAGGCATGGTCTACTAAGCGCGCTAAGTTCACAATTGCTAGGAAGCTCTTATCGTGGGCTTCAAGATTATACTCGAGGCGAGTCATTAGGGTGATTGTGGATGGCTATGACCACGGTCAACCAATAGATGATGTAATCGATGTGAACTTAAGAGAGATCAAAGAACAATTAAGTTCATTAACTTGCTAA
- a CDS encoding cyclase family protein translates to MALIDLSRDISPSTLVFPSYPSVSIMECARRDIHGFKAEVLNIVTHVSTHVDAPLHFKDGGASIDKLSLELFVGYAVVLDLWGKFKIKKSDLEAAMKSCSYVEGDAVFIYTGWEDAYGKPEYVTKGPGLLKDAAEFLVEVKVKLVGIDSPSIDPWDSTSFDAHHILLGAGIPVIENLCNMVRILKKRVKYYAFPLKITGATASPVRVVVEV, encoded by the coding sequence ATGGCTCTCATAGATCTATCGAGGGACATAAGTCCAAGTACCCTAGTATTCCCTTCCTACCCCTCAGTATCAATCATGGAGTGTGCTCGAAGAGATATTCATGGATTCAAGGCTGAGGTCCTAAACATTGTGACACACGTATCAACGCATGTAGATGCCCCCCTCCACTTCAAGGATGGCGGCGCATCAATAGACAAGCTTTCCCTAGAGCTATTCGTGGGTTATGCTGTCGTACTGGACTTGTGGGGGAAGTTCAAGATAAAGAAGAGCGACTTAGAGGCAGCGATGAAGTCTTGTAGCTACGTTGAGGGCGATGCAGTCTTCATTTACACTGGATGGGAGGATGCATATGGGAAGCCCGAGTACGTGACGAAGGGGCCAGGCTTATTGAAGGATGCTGCAGAGTTCTTAGTTGAAGTTAAGGTTAAGCTTGTAGGAATAGACTCTCCAAGCATAGATCCTTGGGACTCAACAAGCTTCGATGCTCATCACATCTTGTTAGGTGCCGGCATACCAGTGATAGAGAACCTGTGCAATATGGTCAGGATACTAAAGAAGAGGGTCAAGTACTATGCTTTCCCACTAAAGATTACAGGCGCCACCGCATCACCCGTAAGGGTTGTGGTTGAGGTCTAA
- a CDS encoding HesA/MoeB/ThiF family protein, which yields MARACRCPDMSLSLEELKRYDRQIRISYFGVEGQRKLKSAKVLIAGLGGLGCPAAMYLAAVGTGKLLLVDREKVELSNLNRQILHWTSDVGKLKVESAAKKIKELNPNVEVEGLAEEIREDNVEALVKEVDVVVDGMDNYKTRFIINEACVLQNKPFVHAAIYGLEGQLMTILPGKGPCLRCVIPSEPPEVTPVPVFGATPGVMAALEVIEAMKLITGIGKPCIDKMIIFDGLTMTFYQIKVEVSTNCSVCGARARDLQNSSGDLSS from the coding sequence ATGGCGAGGGCTTGTAGGTGCCCCGACATGAGCTTAAGCCTTGAGGAGCTTAAACGTTACGATAGGCAAATACGCATCTCATACTTTGGTGTTGAGGGACAGAGGAAGTTAAAGTCAGCTAAGGTCCTCATAGCCGGTTTAGGTGGTCTGGGATGCCCAGCAGCGATGTATTTGGCAGCAGTCGGCACTGGAAAGCTATTGTTAGTAGATAGAGAAAAGGTTGAGTTAAGCAATTTGAATAGGCAGATACTCCACTGGACCAGCGATGTTGGCAAGCTTAAGGTAGAGTCAGCTGCGAAGAAGATAAAAGAGCTTAACCCAAACGTTGAAGTTGAAGGGCTAGCTGAAGAGATAAGAGAGGATAACGTGGAAGCCTTGGTCAAGGAGGTTGATGTAGTAGTAGATGGCATGGATAACTATAAGACGAGGTTCATCATTAATGAGGCTTGCGTCCTCCAGAACAAACCTTTTGTGCATGCAGCAATCTATGGGCTTGAAGGCCAGCTTATGACCATTTTACCTGGCAAGGGGCCATGTCTAAGGTGCGTCATACCATCAGAGCCACCCGAAGTAACCCCAGTTCCTGTGTTTGGAGCAACACCTGGAGTCATGGCAGCGTTAGAGGTCATTGAGGCAATGAAGTTAATCACCGGTATCGGTAAGCCGTGCATCGATAAGATGATAATATTTGATGGCTTGACAATGACATTCTACCAGATTAAGGTTGAAGTGTCCACTAACTGTTCGGTGTGTGGGGCACGAGCGCGGGACCTTCAGAACTCAAGCGGTGATCTGAGCAGTTGA
- the modA gene encoding molybdate ABC transporter substrate-binding protein yields MKKAVLIVLLVIVSGYLGYLLGSMNVESKSLAIFAGTAFATPGREIIELFEEATGVKIEVQWGGSGRVLSSLKISKYGDIFLSGSHDFMLMAINDGVVSSNVKVIAYLVPAIIVPKGNPKNITCLKDFAKPGVRVGMADPDYVCIGIYAREVLEHNGLWDEVSPNIVVHADSCEGLAALVAIGSVDAVIGWHVFHYWNPDKTDIVWLEPHQIPKISFICAALTKYCRNKVLAELFLDFIANSEVSKEIMRRYGYLTLEEVRNYAPYAEVPRLTPR; encoded by the coding sequence ATGAAGAAGGCTGTGCTTATTGTGCTACTAGTTATCGTCTCTGGCTATCTTGGCTACTTACTTGGATCCATGAACGTCGAGTCCAAGAGCTTAGCTATATTCGCTGGGACAGCTTTTGCAACTCCGGGTAGAGAGATAATTGAGTTGTTTGAAGAAGCTACGGGAGTTAAAATTGAGGTGCAGTGGGGAGGCTCTGGTAGGGTTCTCTCAAGCCTAAAAATTTCGAAGTATGGAGATATATTCTTGTCAGGCTCTCATGACTTCATGTTGATGGCAATAAATGATGGGGTCGTGAGCTCCAATGTTAAGGTTATAGCCTACTTAGTCCCAGCAATAATTGTTCCCAAGGGAAACCCAAAGAACATAACTTGTCTTAAAGATTTTGCAAAGCCCGGTGTGAGAGTTGGGATGGCAGATCCAGATTACGTTTGTATAGGTATCTACGCTAGGGAGGTGCTAGAACATAATGGATTATGGGATGAGGTGTCGCCAAACATAGTTGTGCACGCCGATAGCTGTGAAGGGCTCGCAGCATTAGTAGCGATCGGCTCGGTTGATGCTGTAATAGGCTGGCACGTTTTCCACTACTGGAACCCCGATAAAACTGATATAGTATGGCTTGAGCCGCACCAAATACCTAAAATATCGTTTATATGTGCCGCATTAACTAAGTATTGTCGTAATAAGGTCTTAGCAGAATTGTTCCTAGACTTCATAGCGAACTCTGAGGTCTCCAAGGAAATTATGAGGAGGTACGGCTACTTAACACTGGAGGAAGTGAGGAACTATGCTCCTTATGCTGAGGTACCACGATTAACACCGAGGTAA
- a CDS encoding DUF447 family protein, producing MSLIRALGVKYGANYEVIVTTIDPNRKPHAAPMGIRIVNDNLFFMRSYGETRTLNNLRAVCQGFLNVVNDVELFFHCLFNPSKLSFDWSMDYPIIKGASAWAHFKLVEIVEKEDYYEITCSLLGVRARRVRPRPLCRAESSLLESLIHYTRIKHYERLGRDDLVSKLRSLALHHLDIVERTGWSKLKALAKALRKELT from the coding sequence TTGAGCTTAATTAGAGCTTTAGGCGTGAAGTATGGAGCTAACTACGAAGTGATAGTTACAACGATTGACCCTAATCGTAAGCCTCATGCTGCCCCCATGGGCATAAGGATTGTAAACGACAACCTCTTCTTCATGAGGTCTTACGGTGAAACGAGGACCCTAAACAACTTGAGGGCTGTTTGTCAGGGCTTCCTAAACGTGGTCAATGATGTAGAGCTGTTCTTCCACTGCCTCTTTAACCCTTCTAAGCTGTCATTTGATTGGTCTATGGACTATCCAATAATTAAGGGGGCATCAGCATGGGCTCACTTTAAGTTGGTCGAGATCGTAGAGAAGGAAGACTACTATGAAATAACTTGCTCCCTACTCGGTGTACGCGCTAGGAGAGTGAGACCAAGGCCTCTATGCAGAGCTGAGAGTTCACTACTTGAATCACTAATTCACTACACTCGGATCAAGCACTACGAGAGGCTTGGACGCGATGACCTTGTATCTAAGCTTAGAAGTCTCGCGCTCCACCATTTAGACATCGTTGAAAGGACCGGCTGGTCGAAACTCAAAGCTTTGGCAAAAGCACTTAGGAAGGAGTTAACTTAG
- a CDS encoding phosphopantothenate/pantothenate synthetase has protein sequence MRIPKSHPRYTSLLIREELIKGFEMGIVAGAGLIAHGRGEAFDYLIGEETIGPAMKAIRAAAAMLLLARHPVISVNGNTAVLTGKWLVQLADLVNAKIEINLFYRTKEREKAIESLLRSLGAREVLGVDDSALTTIPELMSERRKVDSRGILIADVVLVPLEDGDRTEALRRMGKTVIAIDLNPLSRTARTASVTIVDNIVRAMPKLVEEASKLKSMPRQELESIIKSYDNNVVLREVLDHIVHRLLELRDKGVQIVL, from the coding sequence ATGCGAATACCAAAGAGTCATCCGCGATACACGTCGCTACTGATTAGGGAGGAGCTCATAAAAGGATTTGAAATGGGCATAGTAGCTGGAGCAGGGCTCATAGCTCACGGTAGGGGGGAAGCTTTCGACTACTTAATAGGAGAAGAGACTATAGGGCCAGCAATGAAGGCCATAAGGGCTGCAGCCGCTATGCTCCTGCTTGCCAGACATCCAGTGATATCAGTTAACGGCAACACAGCTGTGCTGACTGGAAAGTGGTTAGTTCAACTTGCAGACTTAGTGAATGCAAAGATTGAGATTAATCTGTTCTATAGGACTAAGGAGAGGGAGAAGGCCATAGAGTCTCTATTGAGGAGCCTTGGTGCTAGAGAGGTGCTAGGGGTCGATGATAGTGCCTTGACAACGATACCTGAACTAATGAGTGAGAGGAGGAAAGTTGATTCTAGGGGCATCCTGATAGCCGACGTGGTCCTTGTTCCATTGGAGGACGGTGATAGGACTGAAGCTCTTAGGAGGATGGGTAAGACCGTCATAGCCATAGATCTAAACCCTCTCTCTCGAACAGCTAGGACCGCCTCAGTAACAATAGTCGATAACATCGTGAGAGCAATGCCGAAGCTCGTAGAGGAGGCTTCTAAGCTCAAGAGCATGCCAAGACAGGAGCTGGAGAGCATCATTAAGTCCTATGATAACAACGTGGTGTTGCGCGAAGTCTTAGATCACATAGTTCACAGACTCTTAGAGTTAAGGGATAAGGGCGTTCAAATAGTACTTTAG
- the mptA gene encoding GTP cyclohydrolase MptA: MEDIHERTPSFSIPLELVGVKGVKMPVACVKFNGRSHYTLPTFDAYINLPSTMKGIHASRHYEVIAETISQFAMKVGKLEDICESIAVKLLEKHEYASRSYVRARGSIVFESRIERSDTASFEPCIIIGKAWALRGKLNGRIESIKAVGASVEGMTACPCALEYVRERVKMATSRPSNNELPLATHMQRVIGTIIIEVPRGVDMDVMRLVRIIQDSMSSPTYGLLKRSDEVEVICRAVYNPKFAEDVVRSMARGLIEEFKEYPDSAFFTCYVRSKESIHKHDLVAKHRGTIGELRAYLESSG; encoded by the coding sequence ATGGAGGACATTCACGAAAGGACACCTTCATTCTCTATTCCGTTAGAGCTTGTTGGTGTTAAAGGGGTTAAGATGCCTGTTGCATGCGTTAAATTTAATGGCAGGTCTCACTATACTCTACCAACATTTGATGCGTACATAAACCTACCTTCAACCATGAAGGGCATCCATGCTTCTCGCCACTATGAGGTCATAGCTGAGACTATCTCTCAATTTGCAATGAAGGTTGGAAAGCTTGAAGACATATGTGAGAGCATAGCGGTTAAGTTGCTTGAAAAGCATGAATATGCATCGAGATCATATGTCAGGGCTAGGGGGAGTATAGTCTTTGAGAGTAGAATTGAGAGATCTGATACCGCAAGCTTCGAGCCTTGCATCATTATAGGCAAGGCATGGGCTTTACGAGGTAAGCTTAATGGTCGCATAGAGTCGATAAAAGCTGTGGGAGCATCCGTTGAGGGCATGACTGCCTGTCCATGCGCACTGGAGTACGTGAGGGAGAGGGTCAAGATGGCGACTTCCAGACCCTCAAATAATGAGCTTCCTCTAGCAACTCACATGCAGAGAGTTATTGGGACCATCATAATAGAGGTCCCTAGAGGAGTTGACATGGATGTAATGAGGCTTGTAAGGATAATTCAAGACTCCATGAGCTCACCCACTTACGGGCTGCTCAAGAGGAGTGATGAGGTGGAGGTCATATGCAGAGCCGTCTATAACCCTAAGTTTGCTGAGGACGTTGTAAGGTCGATGGCGAGAGGACTTATTGAAGAATTTAAAGAGTATCCCGACTCTGCGTTCTTCACATGCTATGTTAGGAGCAAGGAGAGCATACATAAGCATGACTTAGTAGCAAAGCATAGAGGGACAATTGGTGAATTGAGAGCTTACCTGGAGTCAAGTGGATGA
- a CDS encoding ABC transporter permease yields MGRFSDRVFGSTFLVTLGLAVIMCIVVVASPLLHVELRELAEAISSRRVLLALSLSLLTSTISTIICMVIAVPSAYVLSRYSVPGKNVITTLLSLPIVLPPVAIGASLLMFFANTSIGELIQRVIRIIFEVPGIIVAQTVVITPLAIWALRATFDGIDPKYEDVAKTLGLSNFSIFFKIVLPMAKSGLLSAVVLAWARAMGEFGASIMLAGATPMKTETLPIAIYLALAGADIPKACAVILILIATSFIALIAIQKGAQRIS; encoded by the coding sequence GTGGGAAGATTTTCAGACAGAGTTTTTGGATCGACGTTCCTTGTGACTCTTGGACTCGCAGTCATCATGTGCATAGTGGTGGTAGCATCACCTCTACTCCACGTAGAGCTTCGTGAGCTTGCAGAGGCCATTTCATCTAGGAGGGTACTGCTCGCCTTGAGCCTTAGCCTGTTGACGTCAACCATCTCGACCATCATATGCATGGTGATAGCCGTACCTTCAGCCTATGTGCTCTCCCGATATAGTGTGCCCGGTAAGAACGTTATAACCACGCTCCTGAGCTTACCAATAGTGCTACCACCAGTAGCAATAGGCGCTAGCCTCTTAATGTTCTTCGCGAACACCTCGATCGGCGAGCTAATCCAAAGGGTTATTAGGATAATCTTTGAGGTGCCTGGGATCATAGTTGCTCAAACGGTTGTCATAACACCATTGGCGATATGGGCCTTAAGGGCCACGTTCGACGGCATAGATCCAAAGTATGAGGATGTAGCTAAGACTCTTGGGTTAAGCAACTTCTCGATATTCTTTAAAATAGTGCTGCCAATGGCTAAGAGTGGTCTCTTAAGTGCTGTGGTGCTGGCGTGGGCTAGGGCTATGGGGGAGTTTGGTGCATCAATTATGCTTGCTGGCGCAACACCAATGAAGACAGAGACCCTACCAATAGCGATATATTTAGCGTTAGCTGGTGCAGATATCCCTAAAGCATGCGCAGTAATATTAATCCTCATAGCAACATCATTTATAGCCCTCATAGCGATTCAGAAGGGGGCGCAGAGAATATCATGA
- a CDS encoding kinase, whose protein sequence is MNNVKIKDQIEVCVWVPCHVTSFFEIIEHENALETGSRGAGLNLDIGVKTYVKLSHGDSIEVTGGNEVSRDVVERILQSFGVKARVQINHESIVPMGVGYGVSGATALGAALAISVALGDVMTVLQAGALAHVVEVEHLTGLGDVIAQVHGGIEIRVREGAPGIGLIDWIPYNQDLRVVVATLRSMSTRDMLELKRDVINKSGSKALSRLLRRPTIGELMVNAKIFAEEVNFMDGDLKELAEMLISEGAIGASVKKGVFYALARKDKVDKLHELLSTQLKGKQVITCGISSHGPRLEQVKRL, encoded by the coding sequence TTGAACAATGTTAAGATTAAGGATCAAATTGAAGTGTGTGTTTGGGTTCCATGTCATGTAACCAGCTTCTTTGAAATCATAGAGCATGAGAATGCTCTTGAAACGGGGTCTAGGGGTGCTGGACTTAACCTAGACATCGGCGTAAAGACTTATGTTAAGCTATCTCATGGGGACAGCATTGAGGTCACCGGTGGGAATGAAGTTTCAAGAGATGTTGTAGAGCGCATACTTCAAAGCTTTGGTGTGAAGGCTAGGGTTCAAATAAATCACGAATCCATCGTGCCAATGGGTGTAGGCTATGGTGTCAGTGGTGCAACAGCCTTGGGAGCTGCCCTAGCCATTTCCGTGGCTTTAGGTGATGTGATGACTGTTCTCCAGGCAGGTGCACTAGCCCATGTTGTTGAAGTTGAACATTTAACTGGATTGGGGGATGTAATAGCTCAGGTTCATGGTGGAATTGAGATTAGAGTTAGAGAGGGTGCACCGGGTATTGGCCTTATCGACTGGATTCCCTACAATCAAGACTTACGCGTGGTAGTTGCCACTCTGCGATCCATGTCAACTCGAGATATGCTCGAGCTTAAGAGAGACGTCATAAATAAGTCTGGCTCCAAGGCCCTCTCAAGATTGCTTAGAAGACCGACGATCGGGGAGCTCATGGTCAACGCCAAAATATTCGCTGAGGAAGTTAACTTCATGGACGGAGACCTTAAGGAGTTGGCCGAGATGCTCATTAGTGAAGGGGCCATTGGAGCATCGGTGAAAAAGGGTGTCTTTTACGCCCTAGCTAGAAAGGACAAGGTCGATAAGTTGCACGAACTATTGAGCACACAGCTAAAGGGTAAGCAGGTCATTACATGTGGGATATCCAGCCATGGACCTAGGCTCGAACAAGTAAAGAGGCTTTAA
- a CDS encoding ABC transporter ATP-binding protein, which yields MTISSVVEEKHGLEVKGSSLEILSLSKRLDRFKVLDEVTMSIEPAEIIVVVGPSGSGKTTLLKLIAGLLKVDSGRILIDGVEVASPTRHVPPQARHVGYLPQDYALFPNLTVYENVAIALRVKSSKSSLRERALELIEFVGLSGYEDKYPNQLSGGQQQRAALARALAADPKVLLLDEPMSSLDVKTRERLRGELRCMLKRLGITTVYVTHDLNDATAISDKIALLIHGRLLQYGLIDEVLACPATPEIGDFLGTNCYDGVVVSEDTVVLSHGIVMKIGVKTNQRRGSKLLVSFRPDEPSILKERPSIRDNVYRGVVVNLMRTKCNMKVVVDIGVCVNIELSRREYESLNIKVGDQVYVHIPKEAINAYSIKSSL from the coding sequence ATGACGATATCCTCAGTAGTCGAGGAGAAGCATGGCTTAGAGGTTAAGGGTTCTAGTCTAGAGATTCTGTCCTTATCTAAGAGGCTTGACAGGTTCAAGGTCTTAGATGAGGTTACAATGAGTATAGAGCCTGCCGAGATCATAGTGGTCGTGGGTCCAAGCGGATCGGGCAAGACCACACTACTAAAGCTCATAGCAGGACTTTTGAAGGTTGACTCAGGGCGCATACTGATAGATGGTGTTGAGGTTGCTTCGCCAACAAGACACGTACCACCACAAGCTAGGCATGTTGGTTATCTACCTCAAGACTATGCTCTATTCCCAAATCTTACGGTCTATGAGAATGTAGCAATCGCTTTGAGGGTTAAGAGCTCTAAAAGTAGTTTGAGGGAGAGAGCTTTAGAACTCATAGAGTTTGTGGGCTTAAGCGGCTATGAGGATAAGTATCCAAACCAATTGAGTGGTGGTCAACAGCAAAGAGCTGCACTAGCTCGAGCCTTGGCTGCAGACCCCAAGGTACTTCTACTCGATGAACCGATGAGCTCCCTTGACGTCAAAACTCGAGAGAGATTGCGAGGGGAACTTAGATGCATGTTAAAGAGGCTCGGAATAACGACGGTGTACGTGACCCACGACCTTAACGATGCCACTGCCATTAGTGATAAGATTGCACTCTTGATACATGGGAGGCTACTCCAATACGGCCTTATCGATGAAGTACTAGCCTGCCCTGCAACACCAGAGATCGGGGACTTCCTGGGGACCAATTGCTACGATGGTGTCGTCGTGTCAGAAGACACTGTAGTATTATCTCATGGCATAGTAATGAAAATCGGGGTTAAGACCAACCAACGTAGAGGGTCTAAGTTGCTAGTATCATTTAGACCTGATGAACCATCCATCTTAAAGGAGAGGCCATCAATTAGAGATAATGTCTATAGAGGGGTTGTAGTAAACTTGATGAGGACTAAGTGCAACATGAAGGTAGTGGTTGATATAGGGGTTTGTGTCAACATTGAGCTATCTAGGAGGGAGTATGAAAGCTTGAATATTAAAGTTGGAGATCAAGTCTATGTACACATACCCAAAGAGGCCATAAATGCATACAGCATAAAGTCCTCTCTCTAA